Proteins from one Desulfonema limicola genomic window:
- a CDS encoding protein kinase domain-containing protein — protein MKIFISYTKEDIDIANKLYADLQEADLKPWMDKKNILPGQKWKQIIPKIINKCDLVIILMSSKSILRRGYFHTELRSALNVLNEMPPHSIFIIPVRIDNCNPAYEELKDIHWVDIFPSYENGFSKILNTINKILESVPKYKSAYTRKIGDEIRVLENLYEKLTIKGSDKKELFDIENKIKLLNKKILQGPNLEEGFILSARYKLIECIGTGGFATVWKAYDKKNRKLAAIKVLHGHLSRDDSQRDRFFRGAETMMSLNHQNIIRIIEPKCKYRGYYYFSMEYIDGSNLYDFIINNKELSKKNLLNIIEDVCLAVNYSHDYDIIHRDIKPENILVQKNGTACLTDFDLVLMYSSTIRASTGSIGTFMFAAPETIGSTYRIDKRSDIFSLAMTIVFCLYNEDLPINIFGNYINFVGDLDCNPEVKKSLMCALEWEPSDRYNSALNFWKDFNEAWKNDNKQIIKIELNSSNSEFKQYKENSEIKQDNYYIGKYTVTNAEFKRFVLAGGYDSTGLDNWWSNLGKEVWESYINRQQHPCIFEDKRREDFYTDRPAFWDDGKFNHPNKPVVGICWFEAEAYCNWLLEYLIKKDNVFWVNKSIHLPTEFQWVSAARKNGKYEYPWGNKLPSEEYANYGNKLLGTPHIIGSHPKGSSWCGCNDMVGDVWEWSLDNFEKNNDIDKVIRGGCCFDEAEQITINSRQARKPAYRHAAIGFRIVVESKCG, from the coding sequence CAAATAAATTATATGCTGATTTGCAAGAAGCAGACTTAAAACCTTGGATGGATAAAAAGAATATTCTTCCCGGCCAAAAATGGAAACAAATTATTCCTAAAATAATAAATAAATGTGATTTGGTTATTATTCTCATGTCTTCGAAATCAATTTTGAGAAGAGGATATTTTCATACAGAATTAAGATCTGCTTTAAATGTACTTAATGAAATGCCTCCACATTCAATATTTATTATTCCGGTTAGAATAGATAACTGCAACCCTGCATATGAAGAATTGAAAGATATTCATTGGGTTGATATTTTTCCATCCTACGAAAATGGTTTTAGTAAAATATTAAATACTATAAATAAGATATTAGAAAGTGTACCTAAATATAAAAGTGCTTATACGAGAAAAATCGGTGATGAAATAAGAGTTTTAGAAAATCTTTATGAAAAACTAACAATAAAAGGTTCTGACAAGAAAGAATTATTTGATATTGAAAATAAAATTAAATTGTTGAATAAAAAGATATTGCAAGGCCCAAACTTGGAAGAAGGTTTTATTCTTTCTGCTCGTTATAAACTAATCGAATGCATTGGTACTGGCGGATTTGCTACTGTCTGGAAAGCTTACGACAAAAAAAATAGAAAACTTGCAGCAATTAAAGTTTTGCATGGTCATCTCTCAAGAGATGATTCACAAAGAGATCGATTTTTTCGTGGTGCAGAAACGATGATGAGTTTAAATCATCAAAATATTATTCGAATTATTGAACCCAAATGTAAATATAGAGGTTATTACTATTTTTCAATGGAATATATTGATGGTTCTAACCTATATGATTTTATAATAAATAATAAAGAATTATCTAAAAAAAATCTATTAAACATTATAGAAGATGTTTGTTTGGCAGTAAACTATTCTCATGATTATGATATTATACATAGAGATATTAAACCCGAAAATATATTAGTGCAAAAAAATGGAACCGCTTGCCTTACAGATTTTGATCTTGTTTTAATGTATTCCTCTACAATACGTGCTTCAACAGGATCTATTGGAACTTTTATGTTTGCTGCTCCAGAAACTATCGGCTCTACTTATCGTATTGATAAAAGAAGTGATATTTTTTCATTAGCAATGACTATTGTATTTTGTCTCTATAATGAGGACTTACCTATTAACATTTTTGGTAATTATATTAACTTTGTAGGCGATTTAGATTGTAACCCTGAAGTAAAAAAAAGTCTAATGTGCGCTTTGGAATGGGAACCTTCAGACAGATACAATAGTGCATTGAATTTTTGGAAAGATTTCAATGAAGCATGGAAAAATGATAATAAACAAATTATTAAAATCGAATTAAATTCATCTAATTCTGAATTCAAACAGTACAAAGAAAATAGTGAAATTAAGCAAGATAATTATTATATTGGAAAATATACTGTTACAAATGCCGAATTCAAAAGATTTGTGCTTGCAGGCGGCTATGATTCCACTGGCCTTGATAACTGGTGGTCAAATCTTGGAAAAGAAGTATGGGAATCTTATATAAATCGTCAACAACATCCATGTATTTTCGAAGATAAACGAAGAGAAGATTTCTATACAGACAGACCAGCTTTCTGGGATGATGGAAAGTTTAATCATCCCAATAAACCAGTAGTGGGAATTTGTTGGTTTGAAGCAGAAGCTTATTGCAATTGGTTATTAGAATATCTCATTAAAAAAGATAATGTTTTTTGGGTAAATAAATCTATACATCTCCCGACTGAATTTCAATGGGTATCTGCTGCCCGAAAAAATGGAAAATATGAATATCCTTGGGGTAATAAATTGCCCTCAGAAGAATATGCAAATTACGGCAACAAATTGTTAGGAACACCTCATATAATAGGTTCACATCCGAAAGGATCCTCATGGTGTGGTTGTAATGATATGGTTGGTGATGTATGGGAATGGTCATTAGATAACTTTGAGAAAAATAATGATATTGATAAAGTCATTCGAGGTGGGTGTTGCTTTGATGAAGCTGAACAAATTACAATTAATTCTCGACAAGCAAGAAAACCTGCATACCGACATGCGGCAATTGGTTTTCGTATAGTAGTTGAATCAAAATGCGGCTAA
- a CDS encoding YgiT-type zinc finger protein, translated as MNEYSECFYCGGIVKEQSLSREIWWKNRLYIFENVPMGVCMQCGEKVIKPKVAKHIDMLLKKRSEPQKILQVPVYRYIPLHAGEPVKSTA; from the coding sequence ATGAATGAATACAGTGAATGCTTTTACTGCGGCGGCATTGTAAAAGAACAGAGTCTTTCCAGAGAAATCTGGTGGAAAAACAGGCTTTATATTTTTGAAAATGTTCCTATGGGGGTATGTATGCAGTGTGGTGAAAAAGTAATAAAACCGAAGGTTGCAAAGCATATTGATATGTTACTGAAAAAACGCAGTGAACCTCAGAAAATATTGCAGGTTCCGGTATATAGATATATTCCTTTACATGCCGGTGAACCTGTAAAAAGCACGGCATAA